The following coding sequences lie in one Cotesia glomerata isolate CgM1 linkage group LG5, MPM_Cglom_v2.3, whole genome shotgun sequence genomic window:
- the LOC123265094 gene encoding semaphorin-5A: MALIWHQLLLVLHTSILTTATGDFRHISYEDLAERSSLFQEEGVTTYSQLLFDVARQQVVVGARDNLYRLTLNSLTPLEHASWPAPPEKATVCQDKGQTALDCHNYIKVLLTNGKSLFTCGTNAFSPQCTWREIENINSITSSVSGVAMCPYSPQANVTALLAKENAGLFAGAPTDFSGTDGTIYRTLASPSLRTQQYDSRWLNDPQFVGSFETEDHVYFLFREIAVEYINCGKKIYSRISRVCKKDPGSPTLQRGIWTTFSKARLNCSLPGEFPFYYDEIQGAAYHPEEGIVYATFTTPSNAIAGSAICSFNMTAINQAFNGPFKHQEHSGAAWEKKRVPNQYRQHCGRLEQPPAHQIFDNQRYQLMDEAVQGTTSSPLHTTTLERFTHIAVDVTPTKIHRGVTVLYVATTEGLIKKISVLPRTQETCIVEVWGPFPSPAMTLQFLKDSQSLYVGMETGLLRIPAAQCHRHKKEQACLNAQDPYCGWNAHLMKCDPAPTQNYLANHWRQEVTTCPVLTDPVDGGWSAWSTWSSCQHGTAEMATGHNIRSHLRPHIDTESPDTCQCQTRECNNPPPQNGGSQCTGTRIKVANCTVHGGWTAWSAWSACSQTCGFAIKTRRRTCTNPAPAYGGRVCVGHDHDEIVCIDLPPCPVPAKAPPPPPTQSIGVWSPWGSWNGCSRNCNGGIRIRKRTCDKPPSSTASSTPECSGCSFQIEDCNTHPCSETRRYSWTPWLLVNGSQTSMGVTEKRYKFSCRAQTDDPASVKVALAKEEERHCKDGNCFKNAVFSPNNNNFDNTDGWSEWSSWYACSRACNGGSQHRKRSCESPPCEGVNIQTRICNMNPCKGESETVNGDDDEFVQRSGRGEWSCWTDWSECSVSCGVGFKTRTRECLGDDSSTASGSVALSGCEGISVMRETCEMPSCASLFGWDKWSAWSACDGQTQFRKRQCLMEPGDGICEGSSREVRKCWNIEDGDDGVSVLGAPDWGRNDIVTNALPRSVHVAGISVGAVVGGCIAGFLLGLALTAMMCFLYLRRRKPGVPGSPHYISKQNPYVAVPLKEVNAKRQPSFSGTSNGNGTLRNKTNPNVNGLGSPKLYPKALDYESATLKRNSHGQQHIRADLDQEKYY, translated from the exons AGATAACCTGTACCGACTGACGCTGAATTCCCTGACGCCTCTAGAGCACGCGTCGTGGCCAGCGCCACCGGAAAAAGCGACCGTGTGCCAAGACAAAGGTCAAACCGCTCTCGACTGTCACAATTACATCAAGGTCCTGCTTACTAATGGCAAGAGTCTCTTTACCTGCGGTACCAATGCCTTCAGCCCACAGTGCACATGGCGTgag atTGAAAATATCAACAGCATAACAAGTTCAGTTTCTGGTGTCGCAATGTGTCCATACTCACCCCAGGCGAATGTAACGGCATTGCTGGCAAAAGAAAATGCCGGTCTATTTGCTGGCGCGCCGACAGATTTTTCCGGTACTGATGGAACTATTTACCGGACATTAGCGTCACCAAGTCTTCGCACGCAGCAGTACGACTCGAG gtGGCTCAATGACCCACAGTTCGTTGGAAGCTTCGAAACTGAAGACCATGTTTACTTTTTGTTTCGTGAAATAGCTGTTGAATACATCAATTGTGGAaag aaaatatattctcgaATATCCCGAGTGTGCAAAAAAGACCCAGGAAGCCCAACACTTCAACGGGGAATATGGACAACTTTCAGCAAAGCCCGACTGAACTGTTCCCTTCCTGGTGAATTTCCGTTCTACTACGACGAAATCCAAGGCGCAGCTTACCACCCAGAAGAAGGAATAGTCTACGCAACCTTCACAACTCCTAG CAACGCAATTGCCGGCTCAGCGATATGTTCATTCAACATGACGGCAATAAATCAAGCATTCAACGGCCCCTTCAAGCACCAAGAGCATTCAGGAGCAGCATGGGAGAAGAAGCGAGTGCCGAACCAGTACCGACAACATTGCGGGCGCCTCGAGCAGCCCCCAGCCCACCAAATATTCGACAACCAACGTTACCAACTGATGGACGAAGCTGTCCAAGGAACCACTTCATCACCCTTGCACACAACCACTCTGGAACGCTTCACTCACATCGCAGTAGACGTAACACCAACAAAAATCCACCGTGGGGTGACGGTTCTCTACGTAGCTACAACTGAAGGACTGATCAAGAAGATATCAGTCCTTCCTAGGACACAAGAAACTTGCATCGTCGAAGTTTGGGGCCCATTTCCTTCACCGGCAATGACGCTCCAGTTCTTAAAAGACTCCCAGAGTCTCTACGTAGGAATGGAGACTGGCTTACTCAGGATTCCCGCAGCCCAGTGCCACAGACACAAGAAAGAGCAGGCTTGTCTGAACGCCCAAGATCCCTACTGTGGCTGGAACGCGCATTTGATGAAATGCGACCCAGCACCGACGCAGAACTACTTAGCGAATCATTGGCGCCAAGAAGTAACAACCTGTCCAGTTCTAACCGACCCGGTAGATGGCGGCTGGAGTGCCTGGAGCACTTGGTCGTCTTGCCAACACGGAACAGCTGAAATGGCGACGGGCCACAACATCAGGTCACACTTGCGCCCGCACATTGATACAGAAAGCCCGGacacatgtcagtgccaaactCGTGAATGCAACAACCCGCCTCCACAAAATGGCGGCTCCCAATGTACGGGTACGCGTATCAAGGTCGCCAACTGCACAGTCCATGGTGGCTGGACAGCGTGGTCCGCCTGGTCAGCCTGCTCGCAAACTTGCGGCTTCGCTATCAAAACTCGCAGACGAACTTGTACGAATCCTGCTCCTGCTTACGGAGGGCGCGTTTGCGTTGGGCATGATCACGACGAAATAGTCTGTATCGACCTCCCACCTTGTCCCGTTCCAGCCAAAGCTCCACCTCCACCCCCTACTCAATCGATAGGCGTCTGGTCACCCTGGGGCTCCTGGAACGGCTGCTCGCGTAATTGCAACGGCGGTATAAGAATCCGCAAAAGAACTTGCGACAAGCCACCATCATCTACGGCTTCGTCAACTCCAGAGTGTTCTGGATGTAGCTTCCAGATCGAGGATTGTAACACTCATCCCTGTTCCGAAACTCGACGCTATTCCTGGACGCCTTGGCTGCTTGTAAATGGTAGCCAGACTTCTATGGGAGTCACGGAAAAACGGTACAAGTTCAGTTGTCGGGCCCAAACTGACGACCCTGCTTCAGTTAAAGTTGCCTTGGCCAAAGAGGAAGAGCGGCATTGCAAGGATGGTAACTGTTTCAAGAACGCGGTTTTCAGTCCTAACAACAACAATTTTGACAATACCGACGGCTGGTCAGAGTGGTCGTCTTGGTACGCGTGCAGTCGGGCGTGTAATGGTGGATCTCAGCACCGGAAGCGTTCCTGTGAGTCGCCACCTTGCGAGGGTGTTAATATCCAGACTAGGATCTGTAACATGAATCCTTGCAAAGGAGAATCAGAGACTGTGAACGGGGATGACGATGAGTTCGTTCAAAGAAGTGGAAGAGGAGAGTGGTCATGTTGGACAGATTGGTCAGAATGTTCGGTCTCGTGTGGCGTGGGCTTCAAAACACGCACGCGTGAGTGTCTAGGGGATGATAGTTCTACGGCGTCAGGATCGGTGGCGCTGTCGGGCTGCGAGGGCATCAGTGTCATGCGCGAAACCTGCGAAATGCCCAGCTGTGCGTCTTTGTTCGGGTGGGACAAATGGAGCGCTTGGTCTGCTTGTGATGGACAGACCCAGTTCAGGAAGAGGCAGTGCTTGATGGAACCCGGTGATGGAATTTGTGAGGGTTCTAGTCGCGAGGTTCGCAAGTGCTGGAATATTGAAGATGGCGATGACGGCGTCAGCGTCTTAGGTGCTCCTGATTGGGGGAGAAATGACATTGTTACTAATGCTCTGCCCAGGAGTGTACATGTCGCCGGAATTTCCGTGGGAGCGGTAGTGGGAGGGTGTATTGCAGGATTCTTGTTGGGGTTGGCGCTGACTGCCATGATGTGCTTCTTGTACTTGAGGAGGAGGAAACCGGGAGTTCCTGGAAGTCCTCATTATATCAGCAAGCAGAATCCTTATGTTGCTGTTCCGCTTAAAGAG gTTAACGCTAAGAGACAACCAAGTTTCTCGGGCACAAGTAATGGAAACGGAACGCTGAGGAACAAAACTAACCCCAATGTCAACGGCCTGGGAAGTCCCAAATTGTATCCTAAAGCTCTGGATTATGAGTCTGCTACTTTGAAGAGGAATAGTCATGGTCAGCAGCACATACGAGCTGATTTGGACcaggaaaaatattattaa